GCACGACATGACCCTGCGCGACGGCATGCACCCGAAGCGCCACCAGATTTCGCTGGAACAGATGAAGGGCATTGCCCGCGGCCTCGATGCCGCCGGCGTGCCGCTGATCGAAGTCACCCACGGCGATGGCCTGGGCGGCGCCTCGGTCAACTACGGCTTCCCCGCGCACAGCGACGAGGAATACCTGCGCGCGGTGCTGGGCGAGCTGAAGCAGGCGCGCGTGTCGGCGCTGCTGCTGCCCGGCATCGGCACCGTCGACCACCTGCGCATGGCGCACGAGATCGGCGTGCAGACCATCCGCGTGGCCACACACTGCACCGAGGCCGATGTCTCGGAGCAGCATATCGGCATGGCGCGCAAGCTCGGCATGGATACCGTCGGCTTCCTGATGATGGCGCACATGGCGCCGGTGCAGACGCTGGTGCAGCAGGCGCGGCTGATGGAAAGCTACGGCGCCAACTGCCTGTACATCACCGATTCCGCCGGGCACATGCTGCCGCACGACGTTACCGAGAAGCTCACCGCGGTGCGGCAGGCCTTGCGCCCGGAGACCGAGCTGGGCTTCCACGGCCACCACAACCTGGCCATGGGCGTGGCCAATTCGCTCGTGGCGATCGCCTGCGGCGCCACCCGCATCGACGCCGCCGCGGCGGGACTGGGTGCCGGCGCCGGCAACACACCGATGGAAGTGCTGGTGGCGGTGTGCGAGCGCATGGGCATCGAGACCGGCGTCGACGTGTTCCGCATTGCCGACGTGGCCGAAGACCTGGTGGTGCCGATCATGGACCACCCCATCCGCATCGACCGCGACGCGCTCACGCTGGGCTATGCCGGCGTGTATTCGTCGTTCCTGCTGTTCGCCAAGCGCGCCGAGGCCAAGTACCACATCCCCGCGCGCGAGATCCTGGTGGAGCTTGGCCGGCAGCGGCTGGTGGGCGGCCAGGAAGACATGATCGAGGACACGGCGATCACGCTGGCACGCGCGCGCGGCCTGCCGGTGGCGTAAGGACGCTTTCGATCGGGCCCGGCCCGCCGGGCCCTGCTTGCATCACCCACAAAGAATGAGGAGACAGATACCCATGTTCAGACTTCGTGCCCGTCCGCGGCTAGCCGGCTTCGCCTTTGCTGCCATGGCGCTGGCCGCCGCATCCAGCCCGGCCCACGCCCTCAATATCCTGCTGACCAATGACGACGGCTGCGCCGCGCCCGGCATCACCGCGGTGCGCAAGGCGCTGCAGGACGCCGGCCACCGCGTGCTCACGGTCGGCCCCGCCACCAACCAGAGCGGCTCGGGTGCGGCCTATGCCGTGCCCGACGGCCGCACCCGGCTGGTGGTGGACCCGCTCGCCGGCAGCGCCGATACCTTCTGCGTGCACCGGGTCAAGCCCACCTTCGTCGCGGGCGGCGCGCTCAACAGCACCAATCCGGACTACATCGGCACCGGCTCGCCGGTCGACGCCACCGCCATCGGCCTGAAGATCGTCGCGCCGGAGAACGGCTTCACGCCGGACCTGGTGGTCTCGGGCGCCAACTTCGGCGAGAACCTGTCGGACTCGATCCCGCACTCGGGCACCGTGATGAACGTGCTGTTCGCCGCGCGCCGCGGCGTGCCGGGCATCGCGCTGAGCGTGGGGGTGGACTTTGCCGAGACCCGCACAGGCTTTCCCAGCACCATCGCCGCGTTCCCCAAGGCCGGCGCCTTCCTGGCCCGCGTGGTCGCCAGCCTGGAAGCCAGCCGCGCCGCCGGCCAGCCGCTGCTGCCGGTGGCCCACCCGCTCAGCATCAACTACCCCGTCGGCGCGACCCCGGCCGGCGTGCGCCTGACCGTGCCCGGCACCGTCGATTCCTTCACCACGGCCTACAAGCGCAACCCCGACAACACGGTATCGATCGACGCCGGCCCTGCGCAAGCCGAACTGGCCGCGCTGGCGCGCACCGCCGAGACGCCGGCCTTCCTGGCCAAGTACATCACCATCTCGCCGCTCGATGTCGACTTCCGCCCCACGCCGCTGGCGCGCGGCCTGTTCAACCGCTCGCGCCGCGAGCTGGCCAACCTCGCTCCGTGAGCACCGATACCATGGGCAAGCAACTTCGACACTGGCGCCACCTCGTGCTCGCATGCGCGGTCGCGGCCGTCGCGGCATGCGGGGATGACCCGGCACAGGAAGTGAGCGGCACCGCCGCCGTCGGCGCGGCGCTGGCCGGCGCGACCGTGCAGGTGCGCGATGCGCAAGGACAAGTGCGGCATGCCACCGCCGATGCCAGCGGTGCCTTCCGCCTGTCCGGCGTGCCGGATGGGGCGCTGATGGTCCGCTGCGAAGGCGGGCTGGTAAGCGGGCTCGAAAAAGGCGAACCGAACCGCCAGCGGCTGCATGGCGTGGTGCTGGGCGGGCGCACCGTGAACTGCACGCCGCTGACCGAGCTGGCGCTGTGGCACCTGACGGGCGGCCCGCCGGCCCAGGCCTTCGACGGCTTCGGCGCCGCCACCGCCAGAGCGCTGTCAGCCCAAGCCCTGGCCGAAGCGGAAACCGCCGTGCTGGCCGCGCTCGCCGCCGGTGCCGGGGTCGACATCGACCCCGCTGCCGTACCGCAGCGCTGGCATGACACCCCGCTGCAAGCCGGCAACGCCGGCGATCCCCACGATGCCGCGCTGGACGCGCTGCGCGAAGCCATCGCCGACCAGGCTGCGATGGACTTCATGGGCGAGATGGTGGTGCACGGGCTGTGCGTGGTGGATGGGAACTGCGGGTGATGAAAGGGATGGGGAGAGGGCCGCCGATGGCAATTGCGACGGCCCTCACTTCGTTGATATTCCCGCCCTCCCCCCAACCCTCTCCCGCAAGCGGGAGAGGGAGTACGCAAGCGGAAATTGGAAAGCCCCGAGGCGTTGATGCTGCTGCGGGCTTTCTCCCCTCTCCCGCTTGCGGGAGAGGGGCCGGGGGAGAGGGCCAGCGGTGGCAATTGCGACGGCCTTCACTTCGTCGACACTCCCGCCCTCACCCCAACCCTCTCCCGCAAGCGGGAGAGGGAGTACACAAGCGGGAATTGGAAAGCCCCGAGGCGTTGATGCCGCTGCGGGCATTCTCCCCTCTCCCGCTTGCGGGAGAGGGGCCGGGGGTGAGGGCCGGCGGTGGCAATAGCGATAGCCTTCACTTCGTTGATATTCCCGCCCTCACCCCAACCCTCTCCCGCAAGCGGGAGAGGGAGTACACAAGCGGGAATTGGAAAGCCCCGAGGCGTTGATGCTGCTGCGGGCTTTCTCCCCTCTCCCGCTTGCGGGAGAGGGGCCGGGGGTGAGGGCCGGCGGTGGCAATAGCGATAGCCTTCACTTCGTTGATACTCCCGCCCTCACCCCAACCCGCTCCCGCAAGCGGGAGAGGGAGTACACAAGCGGGAATTGGAAAGCCCCGAGGCGTTGATGCCGCTGCGGGCATTCTCCCCTCTCCCGCTTGCGGGAGAGGGGCCGGGGGTGAGGGCCGGCGGTGGCAATAGCGATAGCCTTCACTTCGTTGATATTCCCGCCCTCACCCCAACCCTCTCCCGCAAGCGGGAGAGGGAGTACACAAGCGGGAATTGGAAAGCC
The sequence above is a segment of the Cupriavidus sp. MP-37 genome. Coding sequences within it:
- the dmpG gene encoding 4-hydroxy-2-oxovalerate aldolase, translated to MAQRITLHDMTLRDGMHPKRHQISLEQMKGIARGLDAAGVPLIEVTHGDGLGGASVNYGFPAHSDEEYLRAVLGELKQARVSALLLPGIGTVDHLRMAHEIGVQTIRVATHCTEADVSEQHIGMARKLGMDTVGFLMMAHMAPVQTLVQQARLMESYGANCLYITDSAGHMLPHDVTEKLTAVRQALRPETELGFHGHHNLAMGVANSLVAIACGATRIDAAAAGLGAGAGNTPMEVLVAVCERMGIETGVDVFRIADVAEDLVVPIMDHPIRIDRDALTLGYAGVYSSFLLFAKRAEAKYHIPAREILVELGRQRLVGGQEDMIEDTAITLARARGLPVA
- the surE gene encoding 5'/3'-nucleotidase SurE, which translates into the protein MFRLRARPRLAGFAFAAMALAAASSPAHALNILLTNDDGCAAPGITAVRKALQDAGHRVLTVGPATNQSGSGAAYAVPDGRTRLVVDPLAGSADTFCVHRVKPTFVAGGALNSTNPDYIGTGSPVDATAIGLKIVAPENGFTPDLVVSGANFGENLSDSIPHSGTVMNVLFAARRGVPGIALSVGVDFAETRTGFPSTIAAFPKAGAFLARVVASLEASRAAGQPLLPVAHPLSINYPVGATPAGVRLTVPGTVDSFTTAYKRNPDNTVSIDAGPAQAELAALARTAETPAFLAKYITISPLDVDFRPTPLARGLFNRSRRELANLAP